One window from the genome of Pyrus communis chromosome 16, drPyrComm1.1, whole genome shotgun sequence encodes:
- the LOC137719929 gene encoding uncharacterized protein translates to MAEEKGAGSQIVSVAAPIMVQSENSSFNIGMVLDERNYDLWAPLIQIHIAGRKKMGYLRGSIKAPSEDDPKYDDWFSEDQKIKSWLLSSMKPEIMKRYIRLSTSKEIWDSLKAAYFDENDEARIYLLNQKASRLRQHGRSLATYFGELTEIFQELDHFNKVSMECGNDIKVFQKSTERQRVYVFLGGLDDVFDQVRGEVLRKDPPLGLQASYAYVRREAD, encoded by the coding sequence ATGGCTGAAGAAAAGGGGGCTGGGTCTCAGATTGTTTCAGTGGCTGCTCCAATTATGGTGCAGTCAGAGAATTCAAGCTTTAATATTGgtatggttttggatgaaaggAACTATGATTTATGGGCTCCTctcattcaaattcatattgctggaaggaagaagatgggATATCTTCGTGGATCTATCAAGGCACCTAGCGAAGACGATCCTAAATATGATGATTGGTTTTCTGaagatcaaaaaattaaaagttggcTTTTGTCTTCAATGAAGCCTGAAATTATGAAACGGTACATTCGGTTGTCTACATCGAAGGAGATTTGGGACTCCTTGAAGGCAGCCTACTTTGATGAGAATGACGAGGCTagaatttatttgttgaatcagAAGGCATCCCGTCTTCGTCAGCATGGCCGGTCCTTAGCTACCTATTTTGGGGAGCTCACTGAGATATTCCAAGAATTGGATCACTTTAATAAAGTATCCATGGAGTGTGGGAATGACATCAAAGTGTTTCAGAAATCCACTGAGAGACAACGGGTCTATGTGTTTCTTGGTGGTCTCGATGATGTTTTTGATCAGGTGCGTGGAGAAGTGCTGCGGAAGGATCCCCCACTTGGCCTGCAGGCTTCTTATGCATATGTTCGTCGAGAAGCCGATTGA
- the LOC137719928 gene encoding citrate-binding protein-like — MGQGIGSNNPRVARCNGSALVWGSHFPTQGFVSLPLNRSYYHIQRPYDVPENQRYSFINGVHKCWVYSTDKPHTTTSQTLPRTEIAIQGYGYSSGVWEFEAYGYVPYGTSGVCIMQVFGATAPHATTLMLRVYNGSLTYYRETVLVPDIYDKWFKLNVIHDVDAAKVKVYIDGRLKLEADGRGGTSHAFKCGVYAQHNDSSYMESRWKHIKVLTKCGH; from the exons ATGGGTCAGGGAATAGGCAGCAACAACCCTAGGGTTGCTCGCTGCAATGGATCAG CCTTGGTTTGGGGATCTCATTTTCCAACACAAGGGTTTGTTTCCCTCCCTTTGAACCGATCATACTACCACATTCAGAGGCCTTACGATGTTCCCGAAAATCAGCGCTACAGCTTCATCAATGGAGTTCATAAATGTTGGGTCTACTCCACGGACAAACCTCACACTACTACTAGCCAAACCCTGCCTCGTACTGAGATCGCCATACAA GGATACGGTTACTCTTCTGGTGTGTGGGAATTTGAAGCTTATGGGTATGTTCCTTATGGGACATCAGGTGTGTGCATAATGCAAGTTTTCGGAGCAACTGCTCCTCATGCTACAACCCTAATGCTTAGGGTTTATAATGGCTCACTCACATACTACAGGGAAACGGTTCTGGTACCCGACATCTACGATAAATGGTTCAAGCTCAATGTGATTCACGATGTCGATGCTGCGAAAGTGAAGGTCTACATCGATGGACGCCTCAAATTAGAGGCAGATGGTCGCGGAGGGACGTCTCATGCCTTCAAATGTGGTGTATACGCCCAGCATAATGACTCGTCTTATATGGAGTCTCGTTGGAAACACATTAAAGTTTTAACGAAGTGCGGGCATTGA